From Synoicihabitans lomoniglobus, the proteins below share one genomic window:
- a CDS encoding O-antigen translocase, which yields MNQSSSQLENGYGQIIRSSFIIGGATGINYIIGLMRTKAVAVLLGPSGVGLVGLYVSLAGLISTVAQLGINQSGVREVAEAHGTGDPQRVAKVTKTLRRICWITGVLGWILTAALAWPLSLWTFGSSERLWPIAILGSTVLISAVIGGQTALIQGMRRIGDLARIQVLSAVLTTMVAIGLYAWLSEEGIVPVIILTAVIQLGFSWYYSRKIQITEIPQSWAETASASKRLISLGAALMYGAVLAGIVGLALRSIIVRNLGLEANGLFQAAWMISGMFAGFILSAMGTDFYPRLTAVAHDNEQVNKLVNEQIEIGILLAVPGLLGALAFAPWLMHLLYSAKFLQGADLLPWFLIGVFGQVISWPLGMVQQAKAATGWLYFSRTHGAVVQFVSAAGLMYVLGLVGVAIGFVIYIWLQLILTLFIAHRLSGFRFKTEVLHFLSLCLGMIVFGGLCSALLPSPWSILVSGSVCGLGVVWTVRKLRKRMPLALYFNRFVCKVFSGLRKQA from the coding sequence GTGAATCAAAGCTCTAGCCAGCTTGAAAACGGCTACGGCCAGATTATCCGATCATCATTCATTATTGGTGGGGCTACCGGGATCAATTATATCATTGGCCTTATGCGTACGAAGGCTGTGGCGGTGCTACTCGGACCTTCCGGTGTTGGTCTTGTTGGGCTTTACGTTTCACTAGCAGGGTTGATCTCCACCGTTGCCCAACTAGGTATCAACCAGAGTGGTGTGCGGGAAGTAGCGGAAGCACATGGAACAGGTGACCCGCAGCGCGTTGCCAAGGTCACAAAAACCTTGCGACGGATCTGCTGGATTACCGGAGTTTTGGGCTGGATATTGACTGCCGCTCTCGCGTGGCCGCTCAGCCTATGGACCTTCGGCTCGTCAGAACGCTTGTGGCCCATCGCTATTCTGGGGTCCACCGTGCTCATCAGCGCTGTTATCGGCGGGCAGACTGCTCTGATTCAAGGCATGCGCCGCATCGGAGACTTGGCGCGGATTCAAGTGCTTTCTGCCGTTTTAACCACAATGGTCGCTATCGGACTCTACGCGTGGCTTAGCGAAGAAGGAATCGTCCCGGTTATCATCCTCACCGCAGTCATCCAACTTGGATTCTCGTGGTATTATTCGCGTAAAATTCAAATCACAGAAATTCCCCAGAGTTGGGCGGAGACCGCTTCCGCCTCAAAGCGTCTAATCAGTCTCGGGGCTGCGCTTATGTATGGTGCGGTGCTCGCCGGAATCGTCGGCCTTGCCCTACGTTCGATTATCGTTCGCAACCTCGGTCTTGAAGCAAATGGGCTTTTCCAAGCAGCTTGGATGATTTCGGGAATGTTCGCGGGCTTTATCCTCAGTGCGATGGGGACCGACTTCTACCCACGACTCACTGCCGTTGCGCACGACAACGAACAGGTCAACAAACTCGTAAATGAGCAAATCGAAATCGGAATCTTACTTGCAGTACCGGGCTTGTTGGGAGCTCTGGCATTTGCCCCGTGGTTGATGCACTTGCTTTACTCGGCTAAGTTCTTGCAGGGAGCGGACTTGCTTCCATGGTTTTTGATCGGTGTTTTCGGGCAGGTTATCAGTTGGCCGCTGGGTATGGTGCAGCAGGCTAAAGCAGCGACCGGTTGGCTTTACTTCAGCCGAACGCATGGTGCTGTCGTGCAATTTGTCTCCGCCGCTGGACTAATGTATGTGCTGGGCCTTGTGGGTGTCGCGATAGGATTTGTTATCTATATTTGGCTACAATTAATCCTCACCCTCTTCATCGCTCACCGTCTGAGTGGTTTTCGTTTCAAGACGGAGGTACTGCACTTTTTAAGCCTCTGCCTAGGTATGATTGTTTTCGGTGGCCTCTGCTCAGCTTTACTGCCAAGCCCGTGGAGCATCTTAGTTTCGGGATCGGTATGTGGACTGGGCGTCGTTTGGACGGTTCGGAAACTGCGTAAGAGAATGCCTCTAGCACTTTACTTCAATAGATTCGTCTGCAAAGTCTTTTCCGGTCTACGAAAGCAGGCGTAA
- a CDS encoding nitroreductase family protein — protein MAKFSCSLRKPVSQSNQRALLTFYYHKVEKGLALPSPRKEFGALWITGNFLPLLGSYVKDFKIDEVVASSCRALQAYIDIHSRDFEGESVVLDAIEHALQRVNYSEVEAEGGTRAILASSIASASQIDFEAFALARHSIRNFAQRDVERQVVERAVSIARTAPSVCNRQPWRVYGLTDKTKIRSALKFQNGNKGFGEDIRCLLLVTGDLSAMISQHERNEIYIDGGLFSMNLIYALQALGLGTCCLNLCLPYTQEKRLARFYNCPPQLRVIMMIAVGHLPDSLVVACSHKRAVSDLFDWCD, from the coding sequence ATGGCGAAGTTTTCTTGCTCGTTAAGAAAACCGGTGTCGCAGAGCAATCAAAGGGCATTGCTCACATTCTACTACCACAAAGTCGAAAAAGGATTAGCCTTGCCCTCACCGAGGAAAGAATTTGGAGCGCTTTGGATAACTGGAAATTTTCTTCCGCTGCTCGGTAGTTACGTCAAGGACTTTAAAATCGACGAAGTTGTTGCAAGTTCTTGCCGTGCTCTACAAGCTTATATTGATATTCATTCTCGCGATTTCGAAGGTGAATCAGTTGTGCTTGATGCCATCGAGCACGCATTGCAGAGGGTGAACTACTCAGAGGTAGAGGCCGAGGGAGGAACGAGGGCAATCCTTGCCTCTTCGATTGCCAGTGCATCTCAGATTGATTTCGAGGCATTTGCATTGGCGAGACACAGCATCCGGAATTTTGCCCAACGTGATGTTGAGCGTCAAGTGGTTGAGCGCGCCGTGAGCATAGCCCGAACAGCTCCTTCAGTTTGTAATAGGCAACCGTGGCGTGTGTATGGCCTAACAGACAAGACCAAGATTCGGAGTGCCTTGAAGTTCCAGAATGGAAACAAGGGTTTCGGAGAAGACATCCGATGTTTACTTCTAGTCACAGGAGATTTATCGGCCATGATCTCCCAGCATGAGCGCAATGAAATCTATATCGACGGAGGCTTGTTCTCGATGAATCTTATTTATGCGCTTCAAGCGCTCGGACTTGGTACCTGTTGTTTAAATCTCTGTCTTCCTTACACGCAAGAAAAGCGATTGGCTCGGTTCTACAATTGTCCTCCTCAATTGCGAGTGATCATGATGATTGCAGTTGGGCACCTTCCTGACAGCTTGGTGGTTGCTTGTTCACACAAGCGTGCGGTCAGCGATCTGTTTGACTGGTGCGATTAG
- a CDS encoding polysaccharide pyruvyl transferase family protein, which yields MPSSFKNPVLLVGNGSYQNRGCEAIVRGTMAILERTPEIQSNLAVTNGYYGDISSLESQRNAEVDSRILHKRLVSYPKKWSLDWFAEKANERCGVHFSARHRVLLSATKSAAFALEIGGDNYTLDYGFPQRLIDLDRWLMSKGVPVIIWGASIGPFGERPELEAKMMRHLARLKAVFVRESVTYDYLTGEHGLTNVSRFADPAFCLEPAAPAADSKALVADNPLCINISPLLYSYKSQVRKEPWAVQASDLNDWVNESAAIVSAVAREFKMPILLLPHVGSALPGIDDFSFLQRVASACVNSGVSDIRFPQKSLNAAESKYLISRCRLVMAARTHATIAGFSTAVPTVSIGYSQKARGINQDIFGTQEFCIPTKEFRAESAIAAVSSALAQETKLRAHLAGAAVKERASAMAAGTHLLELLASK from the coding sequence ATGCCATCTTCTTTTAAAAATCCAGTTCTCTTAGTCGGCAACGGATCTTACCAAAACCGCGGCTGTGAAGCCATCGTACGTGGCACCATGGCTATTCTGGAAAGGACTCCCGAAATCCAAAGTAACTTGGCAGTGACAAACGGATATTATGGGGATATTTCTTCGCTTGAATCTCAGAGGAATGCTGAGGTCGATTCGCGCATATTACACAAGCGTCTGGTTTCGTATCCCAAAAAATGGTCCTTGGATTGGTTCGCTGAAAAAGCGAATGAGCGATGCGGGGTGCATTTTTCGGCGCGACATCGAGTGCTTCTCTCTGCCACAAAATCAGCTGCGTTCGCTTTAGAAATTGGAGGCGATAACTACACCCTTGATTATGGTTTCCCGCAGCGATTGATAGATCTGGACCGGTGGCTGATGTCGAAGGGAGTTCCCGTGATTATCTGGGGGGCTTCGATCGGTCCATTCGGCGAAAGGCCGGAATTGGAAGCAAAAATGATGCGGCACCTAGCACGGCTGAAAGCTGTTTTTGTGCGGGAAAGCGTCACCTACGACTACCTTACCGGGGAGCACGGGCTTACAAATGTCAGTCGATTTGCGGATCCCGCATTTTGCCTTGAGCCCGCAGCCCCGGCGGCGGACAGCAAAGCTCTCGTCGCAGACAACCCGCTTTGTATCAATATCAGCCCGCTTCTCTATTCATACAAAAGCCAAGTGAGAAAAGAACCTTGGGCGGTGCAGGCATCGGACTTAAACGATTGGGTGAATGAATCCGCTGCCATCGTCTCTGCCGTGGCACGCGAATTCAAGATGCCGATCTTGTTGCTGCCGCATGTCGGCTCAGCGCTACCCGGGATCGACGATTTTTCATTCCTGCAACGCGTCGCCAGCGCCTGCGTGAATTCCGGCGTGTCCGACATTAGGTTCCCGCAGAAATCTTTGAACGCGGCTGAATCAAAGTATCTCATTTCCCGGTGTCGTCTCGTCATGGCCGCCCGCACCCACGCGACAATAGCTGGATTTTCCACAGCTGTTCCGACTGTTAGCATCGGCTACAGCCAGAAGGCGCGGGGAATCAATCAGGACATTTTTGGCACGCAAGAATTCTGCATACCGACTAAGGAATTTCGGGCGGAATCCGCCATTGCAGCCGTTTCCTCAGCCTTGGCGCAGGAAACAAAACTCCGTGCACATCTCGCCGGAGCTGCCGTCAAAGAACGCGCCAGTGCCATGGCCGCTGGCACGCACCTACTGGAACTCCTCGCATCCAAATGA
- a CDS encoding glycosyltransferase family 2 protein — MISVVIPAYNRVALIGETLEGLLGQTLPAGEIIVVDDGSTDGTAEVAESYGDIIRVIRQSNSGPAAARNRGFRESKGDFIHFFDSDDIPVLNKQACQNKALLETGADVVISPWVKGSFTGGVFKPENHVLQQKGIPAGDLIRHLLCDWAVVPQCCLFRRTALEKITGFPPELYVGEDQLLFLRLLLTGAKVTFCPDTLTLYRTDNIQDKLSGSAAGENRRRLHWAKFLIMARMECLEHGIEPSQWSGYRERVWAAAKDLEVIQSKPEAIMLRRQLLKILGKENIVSYALRSWLRQKFGGFQQRLIGRRGSSSLCMGPMTADQWRLSNEVLLTINLEHPYSARL; from the coding sequence ATGATCAGCGTCGTTATTCCCGCATACAACCGGGTCGCCTTGATTGGCGAGACCTTGGAGGGACTTCTGGGTCAGACATTGCCAGCGGGGGAGATAATAGTTGTGGACGATGGCTCCACCGACGGCACGGCGGAGGTCGCGGAGAGCTACGGAGATATTATTCGGGTTATACGGCAGTCAAATTCAGGTCCCGCTGCGGCAAGAAACCGGGGCTTTCGGGAATCGAAAGGTGATTTCATCCATTTTTTTGATAGTGATGACATACCGGTTTTGAATAAGCAGGCATGCCAAAACAAGGCGCTTTTAGAGACCGGTGCCGATGTCGTGATCAGCCCGTGGGTCAAAGGCAGTTTTACAGGAGGCGTTTTCAAGCCGGAAAACCATGTGCTCCAGCAAAAGGGAATCCCGGCCGGAGATTTGATCCGACATCTCCTCTGCGATTGGGCCGTTGTTCCGCAATGCTGCCTTTTCCGTCGTACTGCCTTGGAGAAGATTACTGGTTTCCCTCCGGAACTTTATGTGGGCGAGGATCAACTGCTTTTCCTGAGGCTCCTTTTGACCGGAGCGAAAGTGACCTTCTGTCCGGATACTTTAACCCTCTACCGGACTGACAACATCCAAGACAAACTTTCAGGCTCAGCCGCAGGTGAAAATCGCCGACGTCTCCACTGGGCCAAGTTTCTGATTATGGCTCGCATGGAATGCCTGGAGCATGGTATCGAACCTTCGCAGTGGAGCGGATACCGAGAACGGGTTTGGGCGGCAGCGAAAGATCTTGAGGTCATTCAGTCCAAACCGGAGGCGATCATGCTTCGAAGACAACTACTTAAAATTTTAGGAAAAGAAAATATCGTTTCATATGCGTTGCGCAGTTGGTTGCGTCAGAAATTCGGAGGATTTCAACAGCGGCTTATCGGTCGTCGTGGATCCTCTTCCCTGTGTATGGGACCGATGACCGCAGATCAGTGGAGGCTTTCCAACGAAGTTCTATTGACTATAAATTTAGAGCATCCATACAGTGCCAGATTATAG
- a CDS encoding FkbM family methyltransferase: MIKIINKLLGIFKVEVRRAQARPLKVLQGLLENQSRPIILDIGAHHGGSVRDYRQHFPDATIHAFEPSPEIYNILKKSTASDPSVSAHQLALSDQVGQLDFHLNRDSFTNSLLQIDDLAGDAWGDDVYRAKSVKSVDVSTLDTLCSQGVFDRITILKIDVQGAELKVLRGGKGLFENGKVGMVYCEIVLVPTYQGQGDYIEILDFMNGHGYSLYGIYDPWRKGNRLLQFDALFVNSRDFI; this comes from the coding sequence ATGATTAAGATTATTAATAAGCTGTTAGGAATCTTCAAGGTCGAGGTGAGGCGCGCGCAGGCGAGGCCTCTCAAAGTGTTGCAGGGACTTCTAGAAAATCAAAGTCGGCCGATTATTCTCGATATTGGTGCGCACCATGGAGGGAGCGTCAGGGATTATAGGCAGCATTTCCCTGACGCAACCATTCATGCCTTTGAACCGTCACCTGAGATTTATAATATCCTGAAAAAATCCACTGCATCGGACCCCAGTGTGAGCGCTCATCAATTGGCGCTCTCCGATCAGGTCGGGCAACTCGATTTCCACCTCAATAGGGATTCGTTCACCAACTCACTTTTGCAAATTGATGATCTCGCCGGAGACGCTTGGGGCGATGATGTGTATCGCGCAAAGTCGGTAAAATCAGTGGATGTTTCAACGCTAGATACATTGTGTTCTCAGGGGGTTTTTGATCGAATTACAATTTTGAAAATTGATGTTCAAGGTGCGGAATTAAAGGTTTTGAGAGGCGGGAAGGGATTATTTGAGAATGGGAAAGTGGGTATGGTCTATTGTGAAATCGTGCTTGTCCCGACTTATCAGGGCCAAGGGGACTACATCGAGATTCTTGATTTTATGAATGGGCATGGATATTCGCTGTATGGGATTTATGACCCGTGGAGGAAGGGCAATCGATTGTTGCAATTCGACGCGCTGTTCGTGAACTCAAGAGACTTTATATAG
- a CDS encoding glycosyltransferase family 4 protein, which produces MRILFICNSFGKGWAATAHLATELAEGLVERGYEVEVWARGGSREHMVESCGRRIAVYGDNRKGSCGPKNRVLSELRLLWNFCLRALGTSSHFDSVVCMDSPRFASMAAGILKRKTGAKTLAWVMDLAFEQVVQRSGRSLVCLAAMGLTMLQIWTLSKMDRVITLGDCMASLLKKRGLHENKITVIGTWAEDHWASLSVNIHAARKRFNLHGGFIIMYAGFAADWHDFDSICEAISETEDDSRFQWVFAGSGPGIDKIRELSAVSNWPNVVILDRVDRSDLPSFLSCADLHLVSLRSSMLGTCVPSKLYPLMALSKPAVFVGPAECQTARDLVNAGAGEVVADSHELVEVIYRLAADSAKLKELGENANRAFRQKHCANVAITQWYETLMG; this is translated from the coding sequence ATGCGCATCTTATTCATTTGTAACTCATTCGGCAAAGGCTGGGCTGCAACCGCGCACTTGGCCACCGAACTGGCTGAGGGTTTGGTGGAGCGTGGATATGAGGTCGAAGTGTGGGCTAGAGGGGGCTCACGCGAGCATATGGTTGAGTCGTGCGGACGAAGGATCGCCGTTTATGGGGATAATCGAAAAGGATCTTGTGGGCCTAAGAATCGGGTTCTTTCAGAACTCAGGTTGCTATGGAATTTTTGTCTACGCGCGCTGGGAACTTCTTCTCACTTTGACTCGGTCGTATGCATGGATAGCCCCCGCTTCGCAAGTATGGCGGCAGGAATATTGAAGCGGAAGACCGGAGCGAAAACCCTAGCCTGGGTGATGGATCTGGCGTTTGAACAAGTCGTCCAGCGCAGTGGACGTTCTTTGGTCTGTCTCGCCGCAATGGGGTTGACCATGCTACAAATTTGGACACTATCGAAAATGGATCGAGTTATCACCCTAGGCGATTGCATGGCCTCGTTGTTAAAGAAACGGGGACTCCATGAAAATAAAATTACTGTGATAGGAACTTGGGCGGAGGACCACTGGGCGAGTTTGTCTGTAAATATTCACGCTGCACGCAAGAGATTCAACTTGCATGGGGGGTTTATTATCATGTATGCGGGCTTCGCTGCGGATTGGCATGACTTCGATTCGATCTGTGAGGCGATATCAGAGACCGAAGATGATTCTCGATTCCAGTGGGTGTTCGCCGGTTCTGGACCTGGGATCGATAAAATTCGGGAGCTTTCCGCTGTTTCCAACTGGCCGAATGTGGTGATCCTTGACCGGGTGGACCGCAGCGATTTGCCTTCCTTTCTCTCATGTGCGGATCTGCATTTGGTGTCACTTCGGTCCTCGATGCTGGGCACCTGCGTTCCCTCTAAACTTTATCCCCTGATGGCTCTTAGCAAGCCTGCGGTGTTCGTGGGGCCGGCCGAATGTCAAACGGCACGCGATTTGGTGAATGCCGGTGCCGGAGAGGTGGTGGCTGATTCTCACGAACTTGTAGAGGTAATATACCGTTTGGCCGCCGATTCAGCGAAGCTGAAAGAATTGGGAGAGAACGCAAATCGCGCGTTTCGTCAAAAGCACTGCGCGAATGTCGCTATCACCCAGTGGTACGAGACTCTTATGGGCTAA
- a CDS encoding dTDP-4-dehydrorhamnose 3,5-epimerase family protein has protein sequence MSIQVTPLKVDGSYLLTTPFFSDHRGGFGVQWEKNLLDEANIVFRPENANHSYNWTAGTLRAFHYQSPPNCQAKLVSCVAGKIWDVVVDLRSGSPTLHQWAASELAAGDSRSHYIPAGCAHGFVTLEDHSTVAYLIEGTYVAAASAVVRWNDPTLAVPWPVTNPILSDKDRNAPFIR, from the coding sequence ATGAGTATTCAAGTCACGCCGCTCAAAGTCGACGGTTCTTATCTGTTGACCACCCCCTTTTTCTCCGATCATCGCGGTGGATTCGGGGTTCAGTGGGAGAAAAATTTGCTCGACGAGGCTAATATCGTTTTCCGCCCCGAGAACGCCAATCACTCCTACAATTGGACAGCAGGCACCTTAAGAGCGTTCCATTATCAATCCCCACCGAACTGCCAAGCCAAATTAGTTTCATGTGTGGCTGGCAAAATCTGGGATGTGGTGGTCGATCTGAGGTCCGGTTCTCCGACCCTCCACCAATGGGCGGCTTCGGAACTTGCTGCTGGAGACAGTCGTAGTCACTATATTCCTGCTGGTTGCGCACATGGTTTCGTTACGCTTGAAGATCACAGCACCGTCGCCTATCTGATTGAAGGTACTTACGTCGCAGCAGCTTCTGCAGTGGTTCGGTGGAATGATCCGACGCTGGCTGTTCCGTGGCCGGTCACAAATCCTATTCTATCCGACAAGGATCGTAACGCACCGTTTATTAGGTGA
- a CDS encoding NAD-dependent epimerase/dehydratase family protein, with translation MKVIVTGATGFIGRQVVTSLQRCGHEVIGVGRSQINLFDPVAVDDFVAAQKPKGLIHLAWDTTPGVYWETPQNLRWTAGSLLLFESFARHGGRRAVVAGTSAEYQWGDNADLDESKTPLVADSLYGVSKNALHQILAFWAQGVDVSLAWGRIFCTFGPHEKEGRLIPKLIAQLQRGKEFRFDSGSLVRDFLYVEDLGAAFAALFESEVKGAVNLASGEALSIREIVTFLSESLRQSEKVRFDVLPDPVGQASRVVASINRLTTEVGWTPEISTRDRLGQTCSWWIDEMNK, from the coding sequence ATGAAAGTAATAGTAACAGGTGCAACCGGCTTCATTGGCCGACAGGTGGTAACTTCACTTCAGCGTTGTGGCCATGAGGTGATTGGAGTGGGGCGATCGCAGATCAATTTGTTCGACCCTGTTGCGGTGGATGATTTTGTTGCCGCTCAGAAACCGAAAGGCCTCATCCATCTGGCTTGGGACACGACACCTGGGGTCTATTGGGAGACGCCCCAGAACCTCCGCTGGACAGCTGGCAGCCTGTTACTATTCGAGTCATTTGCTCGGCACGGTGGGAGGCGAGCCGTGGTGGCAGGTACCAGTGCCGAATATCAGTGGGGAGACAACGCCGACTTGGATGAATCTAAAACACCTTTAGTTGCGGATAGTCTCTATGGAGTTAGCAAAAACGCTTTGCATCAGATCCTCGCATTCTGGGCACAAGGCGTTGACGTCTCGCTAGCTTGGGGACGCATCTTCTGCACATTCGGTCCTCATGAAAAAGAGGGTCGTCTGATTCCGAAGTTGATTGCCCAGCTTCAGCGCGGCAAAGAGTTTCGCTTCGATAGTGGTTCCCTTGTTCGTGATTTTCTCTACGTTGAGGATCTCGGTGCCGCATTCGCTGCTCTTTTCGAGTCGGAAGTAAAAGGGGCCGTTAATCTCGCATCCGGGGAAGCTCTCTCCATTCGTGAAATAGTGACATTTCTCTCTGAGTCCTTGCGGCAGAGTGAGAAAGTTCGTTTCGATGTTCTCCCTGATCCCGTTGGTCAGGCTTCTCGAGTCGTTGCATCGATCAATCGCTTGACTACAGAAGTTGGTTGGACTCCAGAAATTAGCACGCGCGATCGGCTTGGGCAAACTTGCTCCTGGTGGATAGATGAGATGAATAAATAA
- a CDS encoding class I SAM-dependent methyltransferase, which yields MKKNKQCMNCSSPALKRFIDLGDQPNGNHFPANSEKDRELKFPFAMCVCTDCWQVQLEEFPSMEFMFANHPYITGVNMPVVNHFKAMVERTIFQYGLLANSLVIDIGANDGTLLNIFREEGMRVLGVDPGARTGNLCRANGITVCETFWNTESAAALKILNVKPDLITATAVFYHIPDLHDFIEGLRMVMTEKTVFLAQCVYMKDVLEKYEFDHFYHEHTMMHSVTPLKRAFERHGMRLLNVDYYDVHGGSFVLAVGLENCVHETLPSVAEAIAAEEAFGMNKFNTFERFTKKVEANREDLIALLRDLKMEGKSVYALGAPLKGSTLLNYCGIGPDLVQLATEVNQFKIGKLTPGTHIPIVEESSLVKQPDYYLLLSWNFLEFFRQKYADYLKSGGKFIVPHPEVRVIEN from the coding sequence ATGAAAAAAAATAAGCAGTGTATGAATTGCAGCTCTCCCGCCTTAAAGAGGTTTATTGACCTTGGCGACCAACCCAATGGCAATCACTTTCCCGCTAATTCAGAGAAAGATCGGGAACTGAAATTTCCGTTTGCAATGTGTGTTTGTACGGATTGCTGGCAGGTACAATTGGAGGAGTTTCCTTCGATGGAGTTTATGTTCGCCAACCACCCTTACATCACGGGTGTGAACATGCCAGTGGTTAACCACTTCAAGGCTATGGTAGAACGTACTATCTTTCAATATGGCTTACTAGCGAATAGTCTGGTCATCGACATCGGTGCCAACGACGGAACGCTGTTGAACATATTCCGGGAAGAAGGCATGCGGGTGCTAGGAGTGGACCCTGGTGCAAGGACAGGAAACCTCTGTCGTGCCAATGGCATCACGGTTTGTGAGACTTTTTGGAATACTGAATCGGCTGCCGCTCTCAAAATCCTGAATGTAAAGCCTGATCTAATTACTGCTACAGCAGTCTTCTACCATATCCCGGATCTTCACGACTTCATCGAGGGCCTGCGTATGGTTATGACAGAAAAAACAGTCTTTCTTGCTCAATGTGTTTACATGAAGGATGTGCTGGAAAAATACGAGTTCGATCATTTTTACCACGAGCATACGATGATGCACTCCGTAACGCCCCTGAAGCGGGCCTTTGAGCGGCATGGCATGCGGCTGCTAAATGTCGATTATTACGACGTGCATGGCGGATCCTTCGTCCTCGCAGTTGGGTTGGAGAATTGCGTTCATGAGACATTGCCCTCTGTAGCCGAAGCGATCGCTGCTGAAGAGGCGTTCGGCATGAACAAATTCAATACTTTCGAAAGATTCACCAAAAAGGTGGAAGCCAATCGAGAAGATCTAATTGCTTTACTGCGCGATCTTAAGATGGAGGGAAAATCCGTTTACGCTCTTGGAGCCCCTTTAAAGGGCAGCACTCTCTTAAATTATTGCGGGATCGGTCCTGATCTCGTTCAGCTGGCTACGGAAGTCAACCAGTTCAAAATTGGTAAGCTGACACCCGGAACACACATCCCGATTGTCGAGGAATCGTCATTGGTCAAGCAACCCGATTACTATCTGCTTCTCTCTTGGAATTTCCTTGAATTCTTCCGTCAAAAATATGCGGATTATTTAAAGAGTGGGGGAAAGTTCATCGTTCCGCACCCGGAAGTAAGAGTCATCGAGAATTAA
- a CDS encoding glycosyltransferase, which yields MGSVQIQAQDFTVPRPKRIMDLSGKKILICEEALIDQKGHFQTWIRAIRQMHLDAGAQVFVAGNEAVVDDVRSDLAVLPIYTVNSWDQKKLGSLPAWRRHFRVFAQNWRIFWQTRKALRAAGPVDALFFTAVRVHHLIGLRLLCMWGLGHRFKKLTCFLLTSQAEYNADFTSFQFPRRSGLIALVLKSFKRLVERGSVILAGDSHITCAEYEKLTNIPMTLFPSPGSDLRYVKTAPTKGATVFTLLGVSTWDKGIDNFQSSILKFLERNPESQATFVLQWSVPCQRPDGSIVEVSEKLRSDHRVTYLERRLSNEEYATYFRDADFIVLPYRKMTYFNRISGVAVEAAVSGKPMIVTESTWLEWAVNEFGSGIAVPEGGIEELCAAIERCCEERDSILARARERMAVARDYNSSERYLSLLW from the coding sequence GTGGGTTCAGTCCAAATTCAAGCGCAGGATTTCACCGTTCCGCGCCCGAAGCGTATCATGGATCTCTCCGGGAAAAAAATCCTAATCTGCGAAGAAGCTCTCATTGACCAAAAGGGCCACTTCCAGACTTGGATTCGTGCCATTCGGCAGATGCATCTTGACGCGGGGGCGCAGGTTTTTGTGGCAGGAAATGAAGCGGTGGTGGACGACGTCCGCTCGGATCTGGCTGTGCTGCCGATCTACACGGTGAATAGCTGGGATCAAAAAAAACTTGGAAGCCTGCCAGCGTGGCGGCGGCACTTTCGTGTATTTGCACAGAATTGGCGAATCTTTTGGCAAACCCGAAAGGCACTACGTGCTGCCGGACCGGTCGACGCCCTTTTTTTTACCGCCGTTCGCGTCCACCATCTCATCGGGCTCCGGTTGCTTTGCATGTGGGGGCTGGGGCACCGCTTTAAAAAGCTCACCTGCTTTCTTCTTACCAGCCAAGCCGAATACAATGCTGATTTCACCTCCTTCCAATTCCCACGTCGGTCCGGCTTAATCGCTCTTGTTCTAAAGTCGTTTAAACGGCTTGTTGAGCGTGGCTCCGTTATCTTGGCAGGGGATAGCCATATCACCTGCGCCGAATACGAAAAGCTGACGAATATTCCAATGACGTTGTTTCCGAGTCCCGGAAGCGATCTTCGCTACGTGAAAACCGCGCCAACCAAGGGCGCGACGGTTTTTACCCTCCTCGGGGTTTCCACTTGGGATAAAGGCATCGATAATTTTCAGTCATCAATCCTCAAATTCCTTGAGCGCAATCCGGAAAGCCAAGCTACTTTTGTGCTGCAATGGAGCGTCCCCTGCCAGCGCCCCGATGGTTCGATTGTTGAAGTCTCGGAAAAATTAAGGTCAGACCACAGAGTAACTTATTTGGAAAGACGACTTTCCAACGAAGAATACGCAACCTACTTTCGTGACGCCGACTTTATCGTTCTTCCCTATCGAAAGATGACTTATTTCAACCGCATTTCAGGTGTCGCCGTTGAGGCGGCCGTTTCCGGTAAACCAATGATTGTTACGGAAAGCACTTGGCTGGAATGGGCCGTTAACGAGTTTGGCTCTGGTATCGCGGTTCCTGAAGGCGGAATAGAGGAATTGTGCGCCGCCATCGAGCGTTGCTGTGAAGAACGCGACAGTATTCTCGCTAGAGCCCGAGAACGCATGGCCGTTGCGAGAGACTACAATTCATCTGAGCGCTATCTTTCCCTCCTTTGGTGA